TAACCTCGCGAACTATCGAGTTTATATGCCTTTCATTCCAGATACCACTCGTGATCACAAACGCCCATGTGACGAGTATATAGAAACAAAACTGCCGTTGTCGCCATACGAGCGGCAACAACGGCAATTTCGTTTGGACCGACTTCTTCAGGTCGATGACGCGACCCGATGTATACCTCTAGTACTTCACCGTACAGCCGTACGCACGAGTCATCTCGACCGGTACTTCCTTGCCGGCAAATACCGCGTCCAGGGCCATGACGACGTAATTGTCGGCCTTGGGTATGTCGGCGATGTTGGCCGAGTTGATGCTGTCGATGGCGCCCATGTAGATCAGCGTGCCTTCCGGGTTGATGATGTACATGTGAGGCGTGTGGGTGGCGCCGTACGTCCGGCCGACGTCGCCGTTACCATCGAGCAGGTAGGCGTCCACGGTCGACGCGTGCTTCTTCAGGCGCGAATGGATTTCATCATTGGAGAACTGACCCTGCTTGCCTTCGGCCGACGAGTTGACGGCCAGCCAGACCACGCCCTGCTCGCGGTACTTGTCCTGCAGGCCCTGCATGTTCTTGGCGTCGTAGTGCTTGGCCACGAAAGGACAGTCGTAGTTGATCCACTCCAGGACCACGTACTTGCCGCTATAGTCCGAAAGCGTCACGCTGTTGCCGTTCGTGTCCGTCAGCGTAAAATCCGGGGCAGCGTTCCCCACCTTGGCTTCCCCGGCGGCCATCGGCGTGGAGAAGTTTACCAGCAGGAACGCGGCGGCAACGGCCACCACGGCTGCCGGAATCAAAATCTTCTTCATGAAAGTCCTCCTTGTGAATAGTAACGTCAATCTGCTTCAAATTCTACCTGCTGGCAGCGCGCCCGCTTTCCACCTTCTTCAACGCATCCAGTACCAGGCCCGGCGTGAGCAGTTCCGGCAGGATCTCCGGTTCGGAATCCGGACCGCCCGTATACAGCACGTACAGCGGGACGCTGTTGCGACCGAATTCGGCAAGCGCCTGTGTGATCTCGGGGTCCCTTGACGTCCAGTCGGCCTGTACCGGGACCACGCCCAGGGTCTCGAACTGCTCCACCACGCGGCGGTCGCTTAGCGCCACGCGCTTGTTGACCTGGCAGCTCAGGCACCAGGCCGCGGTGAAGTCCACGAAAACCGACTTTCCCGAAGTGCGCAGGTCCTGCACCAACTGCCGGGAAAAGGGCT
This Gemmatimonadota bacterium DNA region includes the following protein-coding sequences:
- a CDS encoding thioredoxin family protein; this translates as MKKILIPAAVVAVAAAFLLVNFSTPMAAGEAKVGNAAPDFTLTDTNGNSVTLSDYSGKYVVLEWINYDCPFVAKHYDAKNMQGLQDKYREQGVVWLAVNSSAEGKQGQFSNDEIHSRLKKHASTVDAYLLDGNGDVGRTYGATHTPHMYIINPEGTLIYMGAIDSINSANIADIPKADNYVVMALDAVFAGKEVPVEMTRAYGCTVKY